One Malaclemys terrapin pileata isolate rMalTer1 chromosome 7, rMalTer1.hap1, whole genome shotgun sequence genomic region harbors:
- the TMEM262 gene encoding cation channel sperm-associated auxiliary subunit TMEM262, translating to MVSIKVTKQMVPTPSMGWGGMSWKDPFVTVTFPSKVIFTSASLLLLLVHMGIFGADLYHFTVTQEFNLMSFHGTTVLLVSHVLSFYWALLGTFYTLEANDKVLRGFALTSLVMNFALFVGRFCLDYLTIEYREEFY from the exons ATGGTCAGCATCAAAGTTACCAAGCAGATGGTCCCTACACCTAGCATGGGATGGGGAGGTATGAGCTGGAAGGACCCCTTTGTCACCGTCACTTTCCCCAGCAAAGTAATCTTCACCAGtgcctccctcctgctgctgctggttcaCATGGGTATCTTCGGAGCAGACCTCTACCACTTCACTGTGACCCAGGAGTTCAATCTCATGAGCTTTCATGGCACCACAGTACTACTG GTATCCCATGTGCTGAGCTTTTACTGGGCCTTGCTTGGAACATTTTACACTTTGGAGGCCAACGACAAGGTTCTCAGGGGGTTTGCcctgacctcgctgg TGATGAACTTCGCCCTCTTCGTGGGCCGCTTCTGCCTGGACTACCTGACTATCGAATACAGGGAGGAGTTTTACTGA